One part of the Desulfonema ishimotonii genome encodes these proteins:
- the nuoG gene encoding NADH-quinone oxidoreductase subunit NuoG, translated as MPKLIIDNREIEVPPGTRVIEAAEMLGITIPRFCYHPALGPVGACRVCAVKFLDGPVKGVQMSCMVAARDGMVVSTTDPEAADFRKSVIEFLMLNHPHDCPVCDEGGHCLLQDMTVSGGHGLRRYKGNKRTHNDQYLGPLIQHEMNRCIQCYRCSRFYQEFTGFHDLGVMGIGSRVYFGRYKEGTLESPFAGNLADLCPTGVYTDKPSRFKGRRWDFERRPGLCIHCSLGCHTVVCSRYREVMRQEARFSEAINGYFICDRGRYGFYYAGLDERPRHGRADGQEISGEDALKFAAQRLEKIRSAYGPDAVACAGSPRSSLETLTALKRLCRKNNWRGPAYFGERETAQKVRAAVSRFSSETAVSLRDVEQADFILAVGADPVNEAPMLALAMRQAWRNGARVAVIDPRPVSLPLEFEHLPVRAELAEFYLGTLVNETLNDKAAKAGEPEAQKFCDVISTLSARHQVDITELAHVFQKSQRPVIICGMAPLPEPVPWLVADLVSALRTMNKQAGLFFILPGANAFGAALLSETEISFEQIITDIETARVKALVLVENDPFFHFPDRQRLEKAIRKLELLVVADCLNTPAVGAADIFVPTLTVYEAGGTFITAEGRVQHVGPAFRGGIPITQTGKGDHPPREFRPDISGGDVKAAWQAIAILAGDSESVRKNWLTEAHPAFADLPDVNKFPDDGICLDLKTDTTAAQFSCDWPTEPSEPKDGFELIFTDLTFGTEELSTYSPCLQEMEKKPCLFMQSRDAAELKLSDGDVAELKTAGGAVKIPVKVVENMAPGVLILPRHRQVEWQKLGTRKLRKDQIRKVRMG; from the coding sequence CCCGGGACGGCATGGTGGTCTCCACCACGGACCCGGAAGCTGCGGATTTCCGAAAAAGCGTCATTGAATTTCTCATGCTCAATCACCCCCACGACTGTCCGGTCTGCGACGAAGGCGGTCACTGCCTGCTTCAGGACATGACGGTTTCGGGCGGCCACGGGCTGCGACGCTACAAAGGCAACAAGCGGACCCACAACGACCAGTATCTCGGCCCCCTGATTCAGCACGAGATGAACCGGTGCATCCAGTGCTACCGGTGTTCGCGCTTTTATCAGGAATTCACCGGCTTTCATGACCTGGGCGTCATGGGCATCGGCTCCCGTGTCTACTTCGGGCGGTACAAAGAGGGAACGCTGGAAAGCCCCTTTGCCGGAAATCTGGCCGACCTCTGCCCCACGGGCGTTTACACGGACAAGCCCTCTCGCTTCAAAGGGCGGCGGTGGGACTTTGAACGGCGTCCCGGCCTGTGCATCCACTGCTCTCTCGGCTGCCATACGGTGGTCTGTTCCCGCTACCGGGAGGTCATGCGGCAGGAAGCCCGGTTCAGCGAGGCGATCAACGGCTATTTCATCTGTGACCGGGGACGGTACGGATTTTACTACGCCGGTCTGGACGAACGGCCCCGGCACGGCAGAGCGGACGGGCAGGAAATATCCGGCGAAGACGCACTGAAATTCGCGGCGCAGCGGCTTGAAAAGATCCGTTCGGCATACGGTCCCGATGCCGTGGCCTGTGCCGGTTCTCCCCGGAGCAGTCTGGAAACGCTGACCGCGCTGAAACGGCTTTGCCGGAAAAATAACTGGCGCGGTCCGGCATATTTCGGGGAACGGGAAACCGCGCAGAAGGTCAGGGCTGCGGTGTCGCGTTTCAGTTCGGAAACGGCGGTCTCTCTGAGGGATGTGGAACAGGCGGATTTTATTCTGGCCGTGGGGGCCGACCCGGTCAATGAAGCGCCAATGCTGGCCCTGGCCATGCGGCAGGCTTGGAGAAACGGGGCAAGGGTCGCTGTCATAGATCCCCGGCCCGTCTCCCTGCCGCTGGAATTTGAGCATCTGCCGGTCAGAGCGGAACTTGCGGAATTTTATCTGGGAACACTGGTAAACGAAACGCTTAACGACAAAGCTGCAAAGGCAGGGGAGCCGGAGGCACAGAAATTCTGCGACGTGATTTCAACCCTCTCCGCCCGGCATCAGGTGGATATTACGGAACTGGCTCATGTATTTCAGAAAAGTCAGCGGCCCGTGATCATCTGCGGCATGGCACCTCTGCCGGAACCGGTTCCGTGGCTTGTGGCCGACCTTGTTTCCGCTCTCAGGACCATGAATAAACAGGCCGGGCTGTTCTTTATCCTGCCCGGCGCCAACGCCTTCGGCGCAGCATTGCTTTCCGAAACTGAAATTTCTTTTGAGCAGATTATCACCGACATCGAAACGGCCAGGGTGAAAGCCCTGGTGCTGGTGGAAAACGACCCGTTTTTCCATTTCCCGGACCGGCAACGGCTGGAAAAGGCGATTCGGAAGCTCGAACTGCTGGTGGTGGCCGACTGTCTCAACACCCCGGCTGTCGGGGCCGCGGATATTTTTGTGCCCACACTGACGGTCTACGAGGCAGGCGGAACGTTCATCACCGCAGAAGGCCGGGTTCAGCACGTCGGTCCGGCATTCCGGGGCGGGATTCCCATCACCCAGACCGGCAAGGGCGATCATCCCCCGCGCGAGTTCCGGCCCGATATCTCCGGCGGCGATGTGAAGGCCGCATGGCAGGCCATTGCAATACTTGCCGGAGATTCCGAATCAGTGAGAAAAAATTGGCTGACCGAGGCCCACCCGGCCTTTGCGGACCTCCCGGATGTAAACAAATTCCCGGACGACGGCATCTGCTTGGACCTGAAGACAGATACGACGGCGGCACAGTTTTCATGTGACTGGCCAACCGAACCGTCAGAACCGAAGGATGGGTTTGAACTAATCTTCACGGACCTGACCTTCGGCACGGAAGAACTTTCCACGTATTCGCCGTGCCTGCAAGAGATGGAGAAAAAGCCGTGTCTTTTCATGCAGAGCCGGGATGCGGCGGAACTGAAACTGTCTGATGGTGATGTGGCGGAGTTAAAGACAGCGGGCGGCGCGGTGAAAATTCCGGTGAAGGTCGTTGAAAATATGGCGCCCGGCGTTCTCATCCTGCCCCGGCACCGGCAAGTTGAATGGCAAAAGCTGGGAACCCGCAAGCTCCGAAAAGATCAGATTCGCAAGGTGCGGATGGGCTGA
- a CDS encoding phosphatase domain-containing putative toxin, with protein sequence MPTKIFWIDVPSKGKIGIMPRPRGGDWLKSEITSFQNEGVDIMVSLLTFAETEELGLCEEASLCEHCGITFYSLPIPDRNAPESILKTKITLDLLNNLSKQGKNIAIHCRQGIGRSGLIAASVLVNQSISVSEAFRRIEAARGCTVPDTAEQKEWVSSFADFISTGNRMQLS encoded by the coding sequence ATGCCAACAAAAATATTTTGGATTGATGTGCCAAGTAAAGGAAAAATCGGAATTATGCCCCGCCCGCGCGGAGGGGACTGGCTAAAAAGTGAAATTACTTCCTTTCAAAATGAAGGCGTTGATATCATGGTTTCGCTTCTGACCTTTGCTGAAACGGAAGAACTCGGACTCTGTGAAGAAGCTTCTTTATGTGAACATTGCGGAATTACGTTTTACTCATTACCAATTCCTGACAGAAATGCGCCTGAAAGTATTTTGAAAACGAAAATCACATTGGACTTATTAAATAATTTATCAAAACAGGGGAAAAATATTGCCATCCACTGCCGTCAGGGAATTGGGCGATCCGGCCTGATAGCGGCGTCTGTTCTTGTAAATCAGAGCATATCTGTATCTGAAGCTTTCAGACGCATAGAAGCAGCCAGAGGCTGTACGGTTCCCGATACTGCCGAGCAAAAGGAATGGGTATCTTCTTTTGCCGATTTTATATCGACTGGCAATCGAATGCAATTATCATAG
- the nuoH gene encoding NADH-quinone oxidoreductase subunit NuoH yields the protein MSTWIAGCIVLMVKMALVLGVLLFLAAYLVWAERKLLGRLQVRLGPNRAGKFGLLQPIADAVKMLCKEDIVPDAADRMIFLLAPAVVAITALMMFAVVPFGPPIILWGREIPLVISDINVAILYVFALSSLGVYGVALGGWASNSKYALLGGIRGAAQMISYELALGLSLIPIVMLSRSFSLVDIVNAQSGYPFILVQPVSFAIFFISAMAESKRIPFDLPEAENELGAGYHTEYSGMRFGLFFIGEYVHMQVLGALVAVFFLGGWRGPFLPPPVWLVLKIIFVALVMIWIRGTLPRLRYDQLMEFGWKILIPASLVNIVITGAVILI from the coding sequence ATGTCAACCTGGATTGCCGGATGTATCGTTCTGATGGTCAAAATGGCGCTGGTGCTGGGCGTTCTGCTCTTTCTGGCCGCCTATCTCGTCTGGGCCGAGCGGAAACTGCTGGGACGCCTCCAGGTGCGCCTGGGCCCCAACCGGGCCGGAAAGTTCGGGCTGCTCCAGCCCATTGCCGATGCGGTCAAAATGCTCTGCAAGGAAGATATCGTGCCGGACGCCGCAGACCGGATGATCTTTCTTCTGGCCCCTGCGGTTGTGGCGATCACCGCCCTGATGATGTTCGCGGTGGTCCCCTTCGGACCGCCCATCATCCTGTGGGGCCGGGAAATCCCGCTGGTCATCTCAGACATCAACGTGGCGATTCTCTATGTGTTTGCGCTCTCCTCCCTCGGCGTTTACGGCGTGGCCCTGGGCGGCTGGGCTTCCAATTCCAAATACGCTCTCCTGGGGGGCATTCGCGGCGCGGCCCAGATGATCAGCTATGAGCTGGCCCTGGGCCTCTCCCTGATTCCCATTGTCATGCTCTCCCGCTCCTTCAGTCTGGTAGATATCGTCAACGCCCAGTCCGGCTACCCGTTCATACTGGTTCAGCCCGTCTCGTTCGCCATCTTCTTCATCAGCGCAATGGCCGAAAGCAAGCGGATTCCCTTTGATCTGCCGGAGGCGGAAAACGAACTGGGCGCGGGCTATCACACCGAATACAGCGGGATGCGGTTCGGGCTGTTTTTTATCGGCGAATATGTTCACATGCAGGTGCTGGGCGCACTGGTGGCCGTGTTTTTTCTGGGCGGATGGCGCGGACCGTTTCTGCCGCCCCCGGTCTGGCTGGTGCTGAAGATCATCTTCGTGGCCCTGGTGATGATCTGGATACGCGGGACTCTGCCCCGCCTGCGGTATGATCAGCTGATGGAGTTCGGCTGGAAAATTTTAATCCCCGCATCACTGGTGAACATCGTGATAACGGGCGCGGTGATTTTGATTTAA
- the nuoI gene encoding NADH-quinone oxidoreductase subunit NuoI — protein MSEILDSFKALATGFATTFRHLFRKPITEEYPEYKRPLPERSRARIVLTREPDGNERCVACYLCSAVCPVSCISMQSAEKHDGRRYAKWFRINFGRCIYCGLCEEACPTSAIQLTPDFENCKQDILTLVFEKKDLLADGPGKDKEYNFYKYAGVKTGAGNKGQHIKEKEPVNVRSNLP, from the coding sequence ATGTCTGAAATACTTGACTCTTTCAAAGCATTGGCCACGGGCTTTGCCACAACGTTCAGACACCTGTTCCGCAAGCCCATTACCGAGGAATACCCGGAATACAAGCGCCCTCTGCCGGAGCGCTCCCGCGCCCGGATCGTCCTGACCCGCGAACCGGACGGCAATGAGCGGTGCGTGGCCTGCTATCTCTGCTCGGCGGTCTGCCCGGTCAGCTGCATCTCCATGCAATCGGCTGAAAAACACGACGGCCGGCGTTACGCCAAATGGTTCCGCATCAATTTCGGGCGCTGCATCTATTGCGGTCTGTGCGAAGAGGCCTGCCCCACATCGGCCATTCAGCTGACCCCTGACTTTGAAAACTGCAAACAGGACATTCTGACTTTGGTGTTTGAGAAAAAGGATTTGCTGGCGGATGGCCCCGGAAAAGATAAAGAATACAATTTCTACAAATATGCGGGCGTAAAAACCGGTGCCGGAAACAAAGGCCAGCATATCAAAGAAAAAGAACCGGTGAACGTGAGGAGTAATCTGCCATAA
- the nuoK gene encoding NADH-quinone oxidoreductase subunit NuoK, whose product MIVPYSHVLFLAGILFFMGMFCTVTRRNLIMILLGLEIMLNAASVAFIGAALRHGNMEGHAVVIFVIAIAAAEVSVGLALIVCAYRRTGTVDPACIESDICQTDQG is encoded by the coding sequence ATGATCGTTCCCTACAGCCATGTGCTTTTTTTAGCCGGAATTCTGTTTTTCATGGGCATGTTCTGCACGGTCACGCGGCGCAACCTGATTATGATCCTGCTGGGGCTGGAAATCATGCTCAATGCTGCCTCCGTGGCCTTTATCGGTGCGGCCCTCCGGCATGGCAACATGGAAGGACATGCGGTGGTGATCTTTGTCATCGCCATAGCAGCCGCCGAGGTCTCGGTCGGGCTGGCCCTGATCGTCTGTGCCTACCGGCGAACCGGGACTGTCGATCCGGCGTGTATTGAGTCGGATATCTGTCAGACAGATCAGGGGTAA
- a CDS encoding NADH-quinone oxidoreductase subunit J family protein: MTLYSLLFYILAAVILVSTGVAITRRNMVHAVIWLVMSFFGSAMLFYLMGAPLLAALEVIIYAGAIMILFLFIIMMLKTEGLEERLFPLRQWVPAMGMGAVSLTVCLLLLIAAGPEARTPLKTAVAEPAVFGHFLFRRHWLAIEIVSLLLLIALVGVLHMGMKKENHHIRNRKDTA; the protein is encoded by the coding sequence ATGACACTTTATTCGCTTCTTTTTTACATCCTGGCAGCCGTGATTCTCGTTTCCACGGGCGTTGCCATCACCCGGCGCAACATGGTCCATGCGGTGATCTGGCTGGTGATGTCGTTTTTCGGCAGCGCCATGCTCTTCTACCTCATGGGCGCGCCGCTGCTGGCGGCTTTGGAGGTGATCATCTATGCCGGGGCCATTATGATCCTGTTCCTCTTCATCATTATGATGCTGAAAACAGAGGGCCTTGAGGAACGGCTGTTTCCCCTGCGGCAGTGGGTGCCTGCAATGGGGATGGGCGCGGTATCGCTGACGGTCTGCCTCCTGCTGCTGATCGCCGCCGGACCGGAAGCCCGGACGCCGTTGAAAACCGCCGTGGCCGAGCCTGCCGTATTTGGCCATTTCCTGTTTCGCCGCCACTGGCTCGCCATTGAAATCGTCTCCCTGCTGTTGCTCATCGCCCTGGTCGGCGTACTGCACATGGGCATGAAAAAGGAAAACCATCACATCAGAAACAGGAAGGACACCGCATGA